Proteins encoded by one window of Streptacidiphilus sp. PB12-B1b:
- a CDS encoding 3-hydroxyacyl-ACP dehydratase FabZ family protein: MKKWLRHRHPMIYIDRVTDHEPGVFLKSLLSVSGNLDAIAGHFPERAIFPGSHLMQAFAQSGIILYQLSTRPIEDDELTLIGSVTSRFTLPVVPGDQVLFDVRANRIVGNAFFFSARATVGDRRVAAFKGTLTRTRVEALGPQLW; encoded by the coding sequence TTGAAGAAGTGGCTGCGGCACCGCCACCCGATGATCTACATCGACCGGGTGACCGACCACGAGCCCGGAGTCTTCCTCAAGAGCCTGCTCTCCGTCTCCGGCAACCTCGACGCGATCGCGGGCCACTTTCCCGAGCGGGCCATCTTTCCCGGCAGCCATCTGATGCAGGCCTTCGCCCAGTCCGGCATCATCCTCTACCAGCTGAGCACCCGGCCGATCGAGGACGACGAGCTGACCCTGATCGGCTCGGTGACCTCGCGCTTCACCCTTCCGGTTGTGCCCGGCGACCAGGTTCTCTTCGACGTCAGAGCGAACCGGATCGTCGGAAATGCCTTCTTCTTCTCCGCGCGGGCGACCGTCGGCGACCGCAGGGTCGCGGCGTTCAAGGGAACCCTCACCCGGACCCGGGTCGAGGCACTCGGCCCGCAGCTGTGGTGA
- a CDS encoding thioesterase family protein: protein MTAAASASRPVRRRIEHVDTDASGVVHFSRHLSLLESAVLEQLEQAGAGLQRLAEHGTGLAVASLDARYLRPCGYRDLVWAQVRITRVGAAGFRAEATLVREESDDSHTELSRGGFLFAAIDMQRGGPKPLPPAIRDVLKGIAVHAAPDHGSTGRPDLAAAGVPAGVPVGVGSGDRDGTGG, encoded by the coding sequence GTGACGGCGGCCGCGAGCGCGTCCCGGCCGGTGCGGCGGCGCATCGAGCACGTGGACACGGACGCCTCCGGAGTCGTGCACTTCTCCCGGCACCTGTCGCTGCTGGAGTCCGCGGTGCTGGAGCAGTTGGAGCAGGCCGGGGCCGGTCTCCAGCGGCTCGCGGAGCACGGAACCGGCCTGGCCGTCGCCTCCCTGGACGCGCGCTACCTGCGTCCCTGCGGCTACCGCGACCTGGTCTGGGCCCAGGTGCGGATCACCAGGGTCGGTGCCGCCGGCTTCCGCGCCGAGGCGACGCTCGTGCGCGAGGAGAGCGACGACTCCCACACCGAACTCTCCCGTGGCGGCTTCCTGTTCGCCGCGATCGACATGCAGCGCGGTGGCCCGAAGCCGCTGCCGCCCGCCATCCGAGACGTCCTGAAGGGGATCGCCGTCCATGCAGCTCCAGACCACGGAAGCACCGGAAGACCTGACCTCGCCGCAGCCGGAGTCCCAGCCGGAGTCCCAGTCGGAGTCGGCAGCGGCGACCGGGACGGCACCGGCGGCTGA
- a CDS encoding aminotransferase class III-fold pyridoxal phosphate-dependent enzyme, whose product MSAPAASRLAESELTLLRRSQELHFNHYERTPLPFASLGAQGIVIDALALSPEGDGQGESLRLLDASGGYASACLGAGHPVVAESVRRAVLDAGYVTDEIASLARARLLDRLFGPQGLFTDHFPYGEYHVAGRNSGSEGMELAVRLLLESRFDPRRLRPRPGREQRDTILAFEGAWHGWTQGLLPFLNRRHYRVGLPGPEADGPYGVRVVHIPFAAPEALAEFFAENGGRLLGVVVEPIQGDAGILVPPPGYLRTLARLCTEHEALLVADEVLTFAKSGRFFAMADEDGPVPTDVTVIGKSLGMGVVSTSMVIARRALRARSSGTVATSDLRPVTCQVVQDGLEHIVAAGLVDRSARFGEELAVRLRTELVEAFPRTFTRTRGRGVMHGLELSDAAAARLDKLRTEVIRAGVYTEFMAGAGRRSRGLRYVHPTMRIAPPLITTDDEAADIVARIAEGTKRFEAGL is encoded by the coding sequence ATGTCCGCACCCGCGGCTTCCCGACTGGCAGAGTCCGAACTGACACTCCTGCGGCGCAGCCAGGAGCTGCATTTCAACCACTACGAGCGCACCCCCCTGCCGTTCGCCTCGCTGGGCGCGCAGGGCATCGTGATCGACGCGCTCGCCCTCTCGCCCGAGGGCGACGGGCAGGGCGAGTCCCTGCGCCTGCTCGACGCGAGCGGCGGATACGCCAGTGCCTGCCTGGGGGCAGGCCACCCGGTCGTGGCGGAGTCCGTCCGGCGGGCCGTCCTCGACGCCGGCTATGTGACGGACGAGATCGCCTCGCTGGCCCGCGCCCGACTGCTGGACCGGCTCTTCGGGCCCCAGGGCCTCTTCACCGACCACTTCCCCTACGGCGAGTACCACGTCGCCGGGCGGAACTCCGGCTCGGAGGGCATGGAGCTGGCCGTCCGCCTGCTGCTGGAGTCGCGTTTCGACCCGCGTCGGCTGCGACCCCGCCCCGGACGTGAGCAGCGCGACACCATCCTGGCCTTCGAGGGCGCCTGGCACGGCTGGACCCAGGGCCTGCTCCCGTTCCTGAACCGTCGCCACTACCGGGTCGGCCTGCCCGGCCCCGAGGCCGACGGGCCCTACGGCGTGCGGGTGGTCCACATCCCCTTCGCCGCCCCGGAGGCCCTCGCCGAGTTCTTCGCAGAGAACGGCGGACGCCTGCTCGGTGTGGTCGTCGAGCCGATCCAGGGGGACGCCGGGATCCTGGTGCCCCCGCCCGGATACCTGCGCACGCTCGCGCGCCTCTGCACGGAGCACGAGGCCCTGCTGGTCGCGGACGAGGTGCTGACCTTCGCCAAGTCCGGCCGTTTCTTCGCCATGGCCGACGAGGACGGACCGGTGCCCACCGACGTCACCGTCATCGGCAAGAGCCTGGGCATGGGCGTGGTGTCCACCTCCATGGTGATCGCCCGGCGCGCTCTGCGGGCCCGGTCCTCCGGCACCGTGGCCACCTCCGACCTGCGCCCGGTGACCTGCCAGGTCGTCCAGGACGGGCTGGAGCACATCGTCGCGGCCGGACTGGTCGACCGGTCCGCCCGGTTCGGTGAGGAACTCGCCGTCCGGCTCCGCACCGAACTGGTCGAGGCCTTCCCGCGGACCTTCACCCGGACCAGGGGACGCGGTGTCATGCACGGTCTCGAGCTGTCCGACGCCGCGGCTGCCCGGCTCGACAAGCTGCGCACGGAGGTGATCCGCGCCGGCGTCTACACCGAGTTCATGGCGGGCGCGGGCAGGCGCTCACGGGGCCTGCGCTACGTGCATCCGACCATGCGCATCGCTCCACCGCTCATCACCACGGACGACGAGGCAGCCGACATCGTCGCAAGGATCGCCGAGGGCACGAAGCGCTTCGAGGCAGGCCTGTGA
- a CDS encoding acyl carrier protein: MADVLQTIKGILEGDVLVDVAPGRMTLEDSLRDVYGLDSLGFVELRVRCEEVFGITITEDEFSPEHFSTLGGVVELVERLIEAHRGAVPEGA; the protein is encoded by the coding sequence ATGGCCGACGTGCTCCAGACGATCAAGGGAATCCTGGAAGGCGATGTTCTCGTGGACGTCGCTCCCGGTCGGATGACCCTCGAGGACAGCCTCCGCGACGTGTACGGACTGGACTCGCTCGGCTTCGTCGAGCTTCGGGTCCGCTGCGAGGAGGTCTTCGGCATCACCATCACCGAGGACGAGTTCTCCCCGGAGCACTTCTCCACCCTCGGCGGGGTCGTGGAGCTTGTCGAGCGCCTGATCGAGGCGCACCGAGGCGCGGTGCCCGAAGGGGCGTGA
- a CDS encoding helix-turn-helix transcriptional regulator, whose protein sequence is MASTPAQQEPERALGRTRREELRGFLRSRRARLKPEDVGLASGGWRRTPGLRREEVAVLAGIGVSWYTWLEQGRDIQVSSEVLEGVSRALRLNEPERAHIYRLAGLNTPTPRHEAEEALKARLRRVVDGWMPCPAQLVNRHGDVWAFNDSARAVFGLDEPGSNLVSRFFLDAAWRNRFPDTETEAREAMGFFRTQAARYPHDPFFKETARELIALSPLFRLMWERHEMSLAPTGRTVFTHPELGSLAFEHTTFDLTELSESRLHLYLPDATSGTAEDFAALVGRLSLDARAQV, encoded by the coding sequence ATGGCGAGCACACCGGCACAGCAGGAACCCGAGCGGGCACTGGGACGAACGCGCCGCGAGGAGCTGCGGGGGTTCCTGCGGAGCCGCCGCGCCCGGCTCAAGCCCGAGGACGTGGGGCTGGCCTCGGGCGGTTGGCGTCGGACACCAGGACTGCGGCGTGAGGAAGTGGCGGTCCTCGCCGGCATCGGGGTCTCCTGGTACACGTGGCTGGAGCAGGGCCGGGACATCCAGGTGTCCTCCGAGGTACTGGAGGGCGTCAGCCGCGCGCTGCGGCTGAACGAGCCGGAACGAGCCCACATCTACCGGCTGGCGGGGCTGAACACCCCCACCCCGCGCCACGAGGCGGAGGAGGCGCTCAAGGCCCGGCTGCGCCGTGTCGTCGACGGCTGGATGCCCTGCCCGGCACAGCTGGTGAACCGGCACGGCGATGTCTGGGCGTTCAACGATTCGGCGCGCGCGGTGTTCGGGCTGGACGAGCCGGGCAGCAATCTGGTCTCCCGGTTCTTTCTCGACGCCGCGTGGCGCAACCGGTTCCCCGACACCGAGACAGAGGCCCGTGAGGCCATGGGCTTCTTCCGTACGCAGGCTGCGCGGTACCCGCATGACCCCTTCTTCAAGGAGACCGCGCGTGAGCTGATCGCCCTCAGCCCGCTGTTCCGGCTGATGTGGGAGCGGCACGAGATGTCGCTGGCCCCCACCGGCCGTACCGTGTTCACCCACCCCGAGCTGGGAAGCCTCGCCTTCGAGCACACCACCTTCGACCTCACCGAGTTGTCGGAGTCGCGGCTGCACCTCTATCTCCCCGATGCGACGTCAGGCACGGCCGAGGACTTCGCCGCTCTGGTCGGCCGCCTCAGCCTCGACGCCCGCGCGCAGGTGTAG
- a CDS encoding hydrophobic protein — protein sequence MGALLLVLLLALILGGIGFAVHILWWVAIVVLVIWVLGFVFRGSGGGRWYRW from the coding sequence ATGGGTGCACTTCTTTTGGTTCTGCTGCTGGCCCTGATCCTGGGTGGCATCGGATTCGCGGTCCACATTTTGTGGTGGGTCGCCATCGTCGTGCTGGTGATCTGGGTCCTGGGCTTCGTGTTCCGTGGCTCCGGCGGCGGGCGCTGGTACCGCTGGTGA
- a CDS encoding DUF6479 family protein — MNHFVDLASGSVGSVGVIAIVVGIVIVVCLIAAFVWGARRKERDQEPPSATAVKNLDRSSTEPPDPNDTPGSGSWATHPNTPGHAPQGPDSPASRQSPGPRGQ, encoded by the coding sequence ATGAACCACTTTGTAGACCTAGCATCCGGTTCGGTGGGATCGGTGGGCGTGATCGCCATCGTCGTCGGGATCGTCATCGTGGTGTGCCTGATCGCGGCTTTCGTCTGGGGGGCCCGCCGCAAGGAACGAGACCAGGAACCACCCTCGGCGACGGCGGTAAAAAACCTCGATCGCAGCTCCACGGAACCGCCCGACCCGAACGACACCCCAGGATCCGGATCCTGGGCCACACACCCCAACACCCCCGGCCACGCCCCCCAGGGACCGGACTCGCCCGCCTCCCGACAAAGCCCAGGTCCGCGCGGCCAGTAG
- a CDS encoding sensor histidine kinase: MVRMWPDVIRSAADPGRRRIFERGDVIGAGALIACMAVSVIAADGATLKVVVAVLGLCAELGMVLSGRALPTPLTWFGVALTIGTGFAVMALVHDGLGEVPVLAGAAVLPMCVPAGPVRNACIALLAAGFGVAVMVIFDSVAGLLSAVGVWLLADRSIEHAALQAERDRAVALLAEVEASRASRQEAAALEERRRIAHELHDVLAHSLAGLSMQLQAIRAIARRDGAPATLTEPLDRAAGLARDGVQEARAAVSALRSVPLRGVADIDGLTRGFPGEARLRISGRAGRLTPEAGHAVYRAVQEAMTNAARYATGSAIDVDLAWEGSEMRAVVRDRGLPAGRGPSGVQGSGTGLRGMAERIEAVGGSLTVGPAPEGPGWRIALRVPVVEDAGSTNAAGTSAGGVTADGKAGA, from the coding sequence ATGGTGCGTATGTGGCCCGACGTGATCCGGTCTGCGGCCGATCCCGGCCGCCGCCGGATCTTCGAGCGTGGTGACGTGATCGGCGCGGGCGCGCTGATTGCCTGCATGGCGGTCTCGGTGATCGCGGCTGACGGGGCGACGCTGAAGGTCGTCGTCGCCGTGCTCGGGCTCTGCGCGGAGTTGGGCATGGTGCTCAGTGGCCGGGCCCTGCCCACGCCGCTGACCTGGTTCGGCGTCGCGCTGACCATCGGGACCGGCTTCGCCGTCATGGCACTCGTGCACGACGGGCTCGGCGAGGTTCCCGTGCTGGCCGGCGCCGCCGTGCTGCCGATGTGCGTCCCGGCCGGGCCGGTGCGCAACGCCTGCATCGCGCTGCTGGCGGCCGGCTTCGGCGTCGCGGTCATGGTGATCTTCGACAGCGTGGCCGGCCTGCTGTCGGCCGTCGGCGTGTGGCTGCTCGCCGACCGTTCGATCGAGCACGCCGCGCTCCAGGCCGAGCGCGACCGCGCGGTCGCGCTGCTGGCCGAAGTGGAGGCGTCCCGGGCATCCCGGCAGGAGGCGGCGGCCCTCGAGGAGCGGCGGCGGATCGCCCACGAGTTGCACGACGTGCTCGCGCACAGCCTCGCCGGACTGTCCATGCAGCTGCAGGCGATCAGGGCGATCGCGCGGCGTGACGGTGCTCCGGCGACGCTGACCGAGCCGCTGGACCGCGCCGCCGGGCTGGCGCGCGATGGAGTGCAGGAGGCCCGCGCTGCGGTGAGTGCGCTGCGTTCCGTACCGCTCCGGGGCGTGGCCGATATCGACGGCCTGACCAGGGGGTTTCCGGGCGAGGCACGGTTGCGCATCAGCGGCCGGGCCGGTCGGCTCACACCCGAGGCCGGGCACGCGGTGTACCGGGCGGTGCAGGAGGCCATGACGAACGCGGCGCGGTACGCGACCGGCAGTGCCATCGACGTGGACCTGGCGTGGGAGGGCTCCGAGATGCGCGCTGTCGTGCGGGACCGTGGGCTGCCGGCCGGGCGCGGCCCGTCGGGAGTACAGGGCAGCGGCACGGGGCTGCGCGGCATGGCCGAGCGGATCGAGGCCGTCGGCGGCTCGTTGACCGTCGGACCTGCGCCCGAGGGACCGGGCTGGCGGATCGCGCTCCGTGTGCCGGTCGTGGAGGACGCCGGCAGCACTAACGCAGCCGGCACGAGTGCCGGCGGCGTCACGGCGGACGGGAAGGCGGGCGCGTGA